The Plasmodium malariae genome assembly, chromosome: 3 genome window below encodes:
- the PmUG01_03027800 gene encoding conserved Plasmodium protein, unknown function yields the protein MPTQAKARPEKLTAIRNYLQNFDYKNEKESINGFVELLKDIDIKMVVFDFDLTIIGAHSGGYIDKSNDIKNIGLAVTNHFKIFSKALYENGIKIAVATFSDDEAISSRRGKSTTLIAGEDLVQHCIKKSKCETKIEKVYAYYPYYYREPKKYKALGLQKPMSNDKSFHLEKIRQEFDVNIDEIIFIDDDVKNCVSAKKEGYITFNVTGKDGFNFKNIKIL from the exons ATGCCTACACAAGCGAAAGCGAGACCTGAAAAACTCACTGCAATAAGAAACTACTTACAAAACTTTGactataaaaatgaaaaagaaa GCATTAATGGCTTCGTGGAGCTGCTCAAGGatattgatataaaaatGGTGGTGTTTGATTTCGACCTGACCATAATAGGAGCACATTCAG GAGGGTACATCGACAAGTCGAACGACATAAAAAACATAGGACTGGCTGTTACTAATcacttcaaaattttttcgAAGGCTTTGTACGAGAATGGCATTAAAATTGCCGTCGCCACGTTCTCAG ATGACGAGGCCATTAGCAGCAGAAGAGGAAAGTCCACAACTCTTATTGCCGGTGAAGATCTAGTCCAACACTGTATAAAGAAAAGCAAGTGTGAAACTAAGATAGAAAAAGTCTACGCATACTACCCATA tTACTATAGAGAAcccaaaaaatataaagccTTGGGGCTTCAAAAACCTATGAGCAATGACAAATCGTTTCATCTTGAGAAG ATACGACAAGAATTTGATGTAAACATAGACGAGATAATATTTATTGATGACGATGTGAAGAACTGTGTTTCTGCCAAGAAAGAGGGGTACATTACTTTTAACGTAACAGGAAAGGATGGCTTTAATTTCaagaacataaaaattttgtag
- the PmUG01_03027900 gene encoding conserved Plasmodium protein, unknown function, whose product MMKKYKKYKKANCNIAIAVKLFCKKHLSTVCIAHLLFNTIFLNYLVIYIFLLQFFQSNKKNILNNAGNISNLEFSETWKERIHVEKYEQVTHLVGITYIIFCLAYYILELFTKWNKKYEIKRFLVRRNKANRRGEIERENNINSSDKNVIISEERKKEKRTKEEVHITINHILLCILLAILGLSKYNKNEKIFYFYFVLIICEINRPLIIFMNIIKGMKKYYKNTYLKKESSIIIRNAIKKKDLVLFFCYFVILRFFKLFTFCSKKFMLCNKYDSSNKRLYKGVEKKNVAEEMGTQSSQVKDNTIIRNLFSFYYNLISSNILTNYGKNALCYLIKYTHKLYFVIVLIKKHVNRWMSSLNFVFTSKLGTLTYEMNETMDNFKGKGMKHCMKNGVNFSEGDNGNANELNEFMCKQRRDKACKGFDIEKGVHQEKDIRKEDTISFREQTSVASPGSDVTTELTSGEGNHIRKINKREYAHIRRNVNKYKNYYEEFKKNKEYHCEDKVVNSDYDISRKEIFGCKTKEKRSFHVIEDAHNKYLFDHLDYSEYDLYNIKKCTFNVKEEDSNSIGQEQWCKENAKLSPATMLTKNINEKSGYTASSSINHLVDTSTEVAENVCKGRDKCTGEMPSDGKKGELYYYVEERDKIEFAQKEEKKNEINNSSLVEKDLYKGQDKETIKDVNIIEEEYVNMNHIDEHIEKGKAKRDDVYMEHYNTQRSNSQKKKSFYLRHLSILRNVKDAHEYRSNLKKFVQKNFFTTTKTNDHSQVENKRYSVDYCKGQKKKFLNNKKKKKTCLEKTVKLFLDSFKRRKQVLIFLNTIHKILLMINILLIFFVKGIIIYIILFSFMSKYDHSSFFFRKFVLILIQCCYFFFFHFYVRQYKQMMK is encoded by the coding sequence atgatgaaaaaatacaaaaaatacaaaaaagcaAATTGCAATATTGCTATCgctgtaaaattattttgcaaaaaaCATTTGTCCACCGTTTGTATTGCTCACCTCCTTTTTAATACcattttcttaaattaccttgtaatttatattttccttttgcaatttttccaaagtaataaaaaaaatatcctgAACAATGCAGgtaatatttcaaatttgGAGTTTTCAGAAACATGGAAAGAGAGAATTCATGTAGAAAAGTATGAACAAGTTACTCACTTGGTTGGTATTACATATATCATTTTCTGTTTGGCTTACTAcattttagaattatttacaaaatggaataaaaaatatgaaattaaaagGTTTTTAGTAAGAAGAAATAAAGCAAATAGGAGGGGGGAAATTGAGagggaaaataatattaacagttCAGATAAAAATGTGATAATTTCtgaagagagaaaaaaagaaaaacgcACAAAGGAAGAGGTACACATAACAATAAATCATATTTTGTTGTGTATTTTATTAGCTATATTAGGATTAAgcaaatataacaaaaatgaaaaaattttttatttttattttgtcttaATAATATGCGAAATAAATAGACCgctaataatatttatgaacataataaaaggtatgaaaaaatattataaaaatacatatttgaaGAAAGAGAgtagtataataataagaaatgcaattaagaaaaaggatcttgtcctttttttttgttattttgttatattaagGTTTTTTAAACTGTTCACATTCTGTTCTAAGAAGTTTATGTTGTGTAATAAATATGACTCGTCTAATAAGAGGCTCTACAAAGGGgtagaaaagaaaaacgtaGCGGAGGAGATGGGAACACAGTCATCTCAAGTTAAAgataatacaataataagaaacctattttctttttattacaatCTTATAagttcaaatatattaacaaattatgGGAAGAATGCTTTATGCTATTTGATAAAGTATACTCACAAATTATACTTTGTTATTGTTCTAATAAAAAAGCACGTCAACCGTTGGATGTcttctttaaattttgttttcacATCAAAACTAGGCACGTTAACTTATGAAATGAATGAAACTATGGATAATTTTAAGGGGAAAGGTATGAAACACTGTATGAAAAATGGTGTAAACTTTAGTGAAGGGGATAACGGAAATGCAAATGAATTGAATGAGTTCATGTGTAAACAGCGAAGAGATAAAGCGTGCAAAGGATTTGACATAGAGAAAGGAGTTCATCAGGAGAAAGATATTCGTAAAGAGGATACCATCTCTTTCAGAGAACAAACATCAGTAGCTTCACCTGGGTCAGATGTAACGACAGAATTAACATCAGGCGAAGGAAACCATATtcgaaaaattaataaaagggAGTATGCTCATATAAGgagaaatgtaaataaatacaagaattattatgaggaatttaaaaaaaacaaagaatatCATTGTGAAGATAAAGTTGTTAACTCTGATTACGATATATCAAGAAAGGAAATATTTGGTTGTAAGACGAAGGAAAAAAGATCATTTCACGTAATTGAAGATGCACACAATAAATATCTATTTGATCATCTCGACTATTCAGAGTATGACTTATATAACATTAAGAAGTGCACATTTAACGTAAAGGAGGAAGACAGTAACTCCATAGGACAAGAACAGTGGTGTAAAGAAAATGCTAAACTAAGTCCTGCAACTatgttaacaaaaaatattaacgaaAAGTCAGGTTATACCGCTTCGAGCAGCATTAACCACTTAGTTGACACTTCAACAGAAGTAGCAGAAAATGTATGCAAGGGAAGAGACAAATGTACAGGTGAAATGCCATCGGATGGTAAAAAGGGAGAGTTATATTATTACGTTGAAGAAAGGGATAAAATTGAATTTGCtcagaaagaagaaaaaaaaaatgaaataaataatagctCATTGGTAGAGAAAGATTTATATAAAGGACAGGACAAGGAAACAATAAAagatgttaatattattgaaGAAGAGTATGTTAACATGAATCATATTGATGAGCATATCGAAAAAGGGAAGGCAAAAAGAGATGATGTGTATATGGAACACTACAACACGCAGAGGAGTAACTCACAAAAGAAGAAGTCTTTTTATTTACGACATTTAAGTATATTAAGAAATGTAAAAGATGCTCATGAATATAGgagtaatttaaaaaaatttgttcaaaaaaattttttcacaACAACAAAAACAAACGATCATTCACAGGTCGAAAACAAAAGGTACAGTGTCGATTACTGTAAGGggcaaaagaaaaaattcttgaataacaaaaaaaaaaagaagacatGTTTGGAAAAAACTGTGAAGCTTTTTTTAGATAgttttaaaagaagaaaacaagttttaatttttttaaacaccatacataaaattcttttaatgattaacattttattaattttttttgttaagggaattattatatacattattttattttcctttatgTCTAAGTATGACCActcttctttcttttttcgtaaatttgttttaatattaatacagTGTtgctatttctttttttttcatttttatgtgcGCCAGTATAAGCAGATGATGAAGTAA
- the PmUG01_03028000 gene encoding 40S ribosomal protein S5, putative: MEATTSDIKLFKKWSYEEINIADLSLVDCIAVSQKACVYTPHTAGRYQKKRFRKALCPIVERLVNSMMMHGRNNGKKLKAIRIVSYAFEIIHLMTGENPIQVFVNAVQKGGPREDSTRIGSAGVVRRQAVDVSPLRRVNQAIYLICTGARNAAFRNIKSISECLAEEIIHCANESSSSYAIKKKDEIERVAKANR; encoded by the exons ATGGAAGCAACAACGTCGgatataaaactttttaaaaagtggTCCTATGAAGAGATCAACATAGCCGATTTGTCattg GTGGATTGTATAGCCGTTTCGCAAAAGGCATGTGTGTACACACCGCACACGGCTGGGCGTTACCAGAAAAAGAGATTTAGAAAAGCGTTATGCCCAATCGTGGAAAGATTAGTAAACTCAATGATGATGCATGGAAGAAACAATGGAAAGAAATTGAAAGCTATAAGAATTGTTTCATATGCTTTtgaaataattcatttaatgACTGGAGAAAATCCTATACAAGTTTTTGTAAATGCTGTACAAAAAGGTGGCCCAAGAGAAGATTCAACAAGAATTGGTTCAGCGGGTGTTGTAAGAAGACAAGCAGTTGATGTATCCCCATTAAGAAGAGTTAATCAagcaatatatttaatttgtacTGGTGCCAGAAATGCTGcttttagaaatattaaatctATTTCAGAATGTTTAGCGGAAGAAATTATCCATTGTGCAAATGAATCTTCAAGTTCTTAtgctattaaaaaaaaggatgaaaTTGAAAGAGTAGCAAAAGCTAATCGTTAA
- the PSOP1 gene encoding secreted ookinete protein, putative, giving the protein MNKLFVLFLFLYVVAAVRPIKEQYREISNTLNNNLKKRNTNTGKPFNLKESIAYERKNNYELYIDTNGELKQQRNSVNEPRQLLKKKMENFRYLINDLEIHFGVYKFNSYDKDKVLRETLKPESLCFTILGLLTDTLNKITINDSPIYGFIIKGEKNENNEVNSTLGIYVILSNVTVPLGDFYFPKMKNAPYEIPFLVGYYDSRRGYRNKKFSYLCPLPPFLVDVIRTTKFGLKVKFNSLDLDVNEFYPATLSHALENKDLLPVQKSDSFKEERNKMINLLANVAKDVPYRSIINDSHVMGVGFIKPEERIWATKSFSTIKEQIKQFLSSSGRTPMDNEAVAIYFLSLSQRLHININGTKSNKITKIQVSNVQKNNAGVLEKYTIKLDFENSASTTTNAVVKGKNIFIPKSLNNIQATITYEIPPTFGLAVGQGGQGVTYTFAELTFPLSNLFPYNVNNLSSFVKNI; this is encoded by the coding sequence ATGAATAAGCTGTTTGTTCTGTTCCTTTTTCTATATGTTGTTGCAGCCGTAAGGCCCATTAAAGAACAGTACAGAGAAATTTCAAATACGTTAAATAATAACTTGAAAAAGAGGAATACTAACACAGGTAAACCATTTAATCTGAAGGAAAGCATAGcatatgaaagaaaaaataattatgaattatatattgataCAAATGGGGAACTAAAACAACAACGTAATAGTGTGAATGAACCAAGACAgctgttaaaaaaaaaaatggaaaattttagatatttaataaatgatttaGAAATACATTTTGGTGTATATAAGTTCAACTCTTATGATAAGGATAAAGTATTAAGAGAAACTTTAAAACCTGAATCCTTGTGTTTTACTATTCTTGGTCTTTTAACAgatacattaaataaaataacaattaaCGATTCTCCTATTTAtggttttataattaaaggAGAAAAGAATGAGAACAATGAAGTAAATAGTACATTAGGAATTTATGTAATCTTATCAAATGTAACTGTCCCTTTGGGTGATTTCTATTTCCCTAAAATGAAAAACGCTCCTTATGAAATTCCATTTTTAGTAGGCTATTATGATAGTAGAAGAGgttatagaaataaaaaattttcttatcttTGTCCTCTTCCCCCTTTTTTGGTTGATGTAATAAGAACAACTAAATTTGGTCTAAAAGTCAAATTTAACAGTTTAGATTTAGAtgtaaatgaattttatCCTGCCACCTTGTCACATGCCTTAGAAAATAAAGATTTATTACCTGTTCAGAAGAGCGATAGTTTCAAAGaggaaagaaataaaatgataaatttacTTGCCAATGTTGCAAAGGATGTACCATATAGGAGTATAATAAATGACTCACATGTTATGGGAGTTGGATTTATAAAACCAGAAGAAAGAATATGGGCAACTAAATCATTTTCTACTATTAAAGAACAAATTAAACAATTCCTGTCCAGTTCAGGTAGAACTCCTATGGATAATGAAGCAGTTGctatttatttcttatcCTTAAGTCAACgtttacatataaacataaatggTACAAAATCGAATAAGATAACAAAGATTCAAGTTTCCAATGTGCAGAAAAATAATGCAGGAGTTTTGGAAAAATATACCATAAAATTGGACTTCGAAAATTCAGCATCTACTACAACAAATGCAGTTgtaaagggaaaaaatatatttatacctAAATCGTTAAACAATATTCAAGCTACTATAACGTACGAAATACCTCCTACTTTCGGCTTAGCTGTCGGTCAGGGCGGTCAAGGAGTGACTTACACCTTCGCCGAGTTAACTTTCCCCCTTAGTAATCTCTTTCCTTACAACGTGAATAACTTATCTTCCTTTGTAAAGAACATCTGA
- the PmUG01_03028200 gene encoding conserved Plasmodium protein, unknown function, producing MQKNISENGNQNDLMKENKPDGKSNDLNDDNMYIFDEPDDELEEFEEMGSIALNVDTDLENWEEDWGAVGWDDDDDDDDKFILKVESELQKFKASLDAEKDVPK from the exons ATGCAAAAGAATATATCGGAAAACGGAAATCAAAATGATTTGATGAAAGAGAATAAACCAGATGGGAAATCGAATGATTTAAATGACGataacatgtacatatttgaTGAGCCGGATGACGAACTGGAAGAATTTGAGGAAATGG GCAGTATAGCTTTGAATGTGGACACAGATTTGGAAAACTGGGAAGAGGACTGGGGGGCAGTAG GCTgggatgatgatgatgacgatgatgataaatttattttaaaagttgAATCGGAATTGCAGAAATTTAAAGCCAGTTTAGATGCCGAAAAGGACGTGCCAAAataa
- the PmUG01_03028300 gene encoding V-type ATPase V0 subunit e, putative, with the protein MDSNISTGTFIYLIIWFVSCILFCLFFARDGKISRMDMIKLIITLVSLAVFCLWIFWFCVYISQLNPMVSPQRRVIKE; encoded by the exons ATGGATAGTAACATTTCAACTggaacatttatttatttaattatttggTTTGTTTCGTGCATTCTcttttgccttttttttgcAAGAGATGGAAAAATTTCACGGATGGATATGATTAA aTTAATTATCACGCTAGTTTCTCTGGCGGTATTTTGTCTATGGATATT TTGGTTTTGTGTTTACATATCTCAGTTAAATCCCATGGTTTCCCCACAGCGGAGagttataaaagaataa